The following proteins are encoded in a genomic region of Pseudorca crassidens isolate mPseCra1 chromosome 5, mPseCra1.hap1, whole genome shotgun sequence:
- the LRRC3B gene encoding leucine-rich repeat-containing protein 3B, whose amino-acid sequence MNLVDLWLTRSLSMCLLLQSFVLMILCFHSASMCPKGCLCSSSGGLNVTCSNANLKEIPRDLPPETVLLYLDSNQITSIPNEIFKDLHQLRVLNLSKNGIEFIDEHAFKGVAETLQTLDLSDNRIQSVHKNAFNNLKARARIANNPWHCDCTLQQVLRGMVSNHETAHNVICKTSVLDEHAGRPFLNAANDADLCNLPKKTTDYAMLVTMFGWFTMVISYVVYYVRQNQEDARRHLEYLKSLPSRQKKADEPDDISTVV is encoded by the coding sequence ATGAATCTGGTGGACCTGTGGTTAACTCGTTCCCTCTCCATGTGTCTCCTCCTACAAAGTTTTGTTCTTATGATACTGTGTTTTCATTCCGCCAGTATGTGTCCCAAGGGCTGTCTTTGTTCTTCCTCTGGGGGTTTAAATGTCACCTGCAGCAACGCAAATCTCAAGGAAATACCTAGAGATCTTCCTCCTGAAACAGTCTTACTGTATCTGGACTCCAATCAGATCACATCCATCCCCAATGAGATTTTTAAGGACCTCCATCAACTAAGAGTTCTCAACCTGTCCAAAAATGGCATTGAGTTTATCGATGAGCATGCCTTCAAAGGAGTCGCCGAAACTCTGCAGACTCTGGACTTGTCTGACAACCGGATTCAGAGCGTGCACAAAAACGCTTTCAATAACCTGAAGGCCAGGGCCAGGATTGCCAACAACCCCTGGCACTGCGACTGTACGCTCCAGCAAGTTCTGAGGGGCATGGTGTCCAATCACGAGACAGCCCACAATGTGATCTGCAAGACCTCCGTGCTGGACGAACACGCCGGGAGACCGTTCCTCAACGCTGCCAATGATGCTGACCTTTGTAACCTCCCTAAAAAAACGACTGATTATGCCATGCTGGTCACCATGTTTGGCTGGTTCACCATGGTGATCTCGTATGTGGTGTATTACGTGAGGCAAAATCAGGAAGATGCGCGAAGACACCTCGAATACTTGAAATCCCTGCCGAGCAGGCAAAAGAAAGCCGACGAACCCGACGATATTAGTACAGTGGTGTAG